CCCCGACTACAGGAAAGGTGGTATGCCAAATGGGTAAAACCAAGGAAATCTCTCCTGGACAAATTAAGAAGTTATGGGCATCCGCACGGGAGAATGGACTTGAAGAAGACGACCTTCGGCAGCTAATAAAAAATCTCACAGGTAGTGAGAAAATATCCACGATGACCAGTGACCAGGCAGTAAGGGTTATAGACATTCTCACAGGAAAAACAGAATATCGTCCGGGTTTTGCCTCAAAAGAACAGCTCTGGAAGATTAAACAACTTGCAACGGAGCTGGGCTGGGGCGACAACCCCAAACGGCTCAGGGGGTTTATTAAAAAGTATGCCGGTGTCGAGAAC
The sequence above is a segment of the Peptococcaceae bacterium genome. Coding sequences within it:
- a CDS encoding regulatory protein GemA, whose amino-acid sequence is MGKTKEISPGQIKKLWASARENGLEEDDLRQLIKNLTGSEKISTMTSDQAVRVIDILTGKTEYRPGFASKEQLWKIKQLATELGWGDNPKRLRGFIKKYAGVENMKWLRERQASNIIEGLKKIQQRQNQKTGENSH